The following proteins are encoded in a genomic region of Lemur catta isolate mLemCat1 chromosome 10, mLemCat1.pri, whole genome shotgun sequence:
- the NPR2 gene encoding atrial natriuretic peptide receptor 2 isoform X4 — protein MLHEILLQAQRENLTNGDYVFFYLDVFGESLRAGPTRSTGRPWQDNRTQEQAQALREAFQTVLVITYREPPNPEYQEFQNRLLIRAREDFGVELAPSLMNLIAGCFYDGILLYAEVLNETIQEGGTREDGLRIVEKMQGRRYHGVTGLVVMDKNNDRETDFVLWAMGDLDSGDFQPAAHYSGAEKQIWWTGRPIPWVKGAPPLDNPPCAFDLDDPSCDKSGCVQGLGAVLPPSVSSLCPSLTATLSHLFTFTSTPLPPSHPQDLLLPAPVHPPPQSYSPPTVFLRVSLSPSAPLSTLAIVALGTGITFIMFGVSSFLIFRKLMLEKELASMLWRIRWEELQFGNSERYHKGAGSRLTLSLRGSSYGSLMTAHGKYQIFANTGHFKGNVVAIKHVNKKRIELTRQVLFELKHMRDVQFNHLTRFIGACIDPPNICIITEYCPRGSLQDILENDSINLDWMFRYSLINDLVKGMAFLHNSIISSHGSLKSSNCVVDSRFVLKITDYGLASFRSTAEPEDSHALYAKKLWTAPELLSENSLPTTGMQKADVYSFGIILQEIALRSGPFYLEGLDLSPKEIVQKVRNGQRPYFRPSIDRTQLNEELVLLMERCWAQDPAERPDFGQIKGFIRRFNKEGGTSILDNLLLRMEQYANNLEKLVEERTQAYLEEKRKAEALLYQILPHSVAEQLKRGETVQAEAFDSVTIYFSDIVGFTALSAESTPMQVVTLLNDLYTCFDAIIDNFDVYKVETIGDAYMVVSGLPGRNGQRHAPEIARMALALLDAVSSFRIRHRPHDQLRLRIGVHTGPVCAGVVGLKMPRYCLFGDTVNTASRMESNGQALKIHVSSTTKDALDELGCFQLELRGDVEMKGKGKMRTYWLLGERKGPPGLL, from the exons AATGGGGATTATGTCTTCTTTTACCTGGATGTCTTTGGGGAGAGTCTCCGTGCGGGCCCCACACGCTCTACAGGCCGGCCCTGGCAGGACAATCGCACCCAGGAACAGGCCCAGgccctcagagaggcctttcag ACTGTATTGGTGATCACATATCGAGAACCCCCAAATCCTGAGTATCAGGAATTCCAGAATCGTCTGCTGATAAGAGCCCGGGAAGATTTTGGTGTGGAGCTGGCCCCCTCCCTG ATGAACCTCATCGCTGGCTGCTTCTATGATGGAATCCTGCTATATGCGGAAGTCCTGAATGAGACAATACAGGAAGGAGGCACCCGAGAAGATGGACTTCGAATTGTGGAGAAGATGCAGGGACGAAGATACCACG GTGTAACTGGACTGGTTGTTATGGACAAGAACAATGACCGAGAGACTGATTTTGTCCTGTGGGCCATGGGAGACCTGGATTCTGGGGACTTTCAG CCTGCAGCCCACTACTCAGGAGCCGAGAAGCAGATTTGGTGGACAGGACGGCCTATTCCCTGGGTGAAGGGGGCCCCCCCCTTGGACAATCCCCCCTGTGCCTTTGACTTGGACGACCCATCCTGTGATAAAAGTGGGTGTGTGCAGGGACTGGGAGCAGTccttcctccctcagtctccAGTCTCTGCCCCTCACTGACCGCCACTCTTAGTCATCTTTTTACCTTTACGTCTacacccctccctccttctcaccCTCAAGACCTATTACTCCCTGCACCTGTGCATCCCCCTCCTCAGTCTTACAGCCCCCCTACAGTCTTTCTCAgggtctctctctccccttcagcTCCACTTTCAACCCTGGCAATTGTGGCTCTTGGCACAGGAATCACCTTCATCATGTTTGGTGTTTCCAGCTTCCTAATTTTCCG AAAACTGATGCTGGAGAAGGAGCTGGCCAGCATGTTGTGGCGCATTCGCTGGGAAGAACTGCAGTTTGGCAACTCTGAGCGTTATCATAAAGGTGCAGGCAGTCGCCTCACACTGTCACTG CGGGGATCCAGTTACGGCTCGCTCATGACAGCCCATGGGAAATACCAGATCTTTGCCAACACCGGTCACTTCAAG GGAAATGTTGTCGCCATCAAACATGTGAATAAGAAGCGCATTGAGCTGACCCGACAGGTTCTGTTTGAACTAAAACAT ATGAGAGATGTCCAGTTCAACCATCTCACTCGCTTCATTGGAGCCTGCATAGACCCTCCCAACATTTGCATCATCACTGAGTATTGTCCTCGTGGGAGTTTACAG GATATTCTAGAAAATGACAGCATCAACTTGGACTGGATGTTTCGTTATTCACTCATTAATGACCTTGTTAAG GGTATGGCCTTTCTCCATAACAGCATTATTTCATCCCATGGGAGTCTCAAGTCCTCCAACTGTGTGGTGGATAGTCGTTTTGTGCTCAAAATCACAGACTATGGCCTGGCCAGCTTCCGATCAACTGCTGAACCGGAGGACAGCCACGCCCTCTATGCCA AGAAGCTGTGGACTGCCCCAGAACTGCTCAGTGAGAACTCCTTGCCAACCACAGGCATGCAGAAGGCTGATGTCTACAGCTTTGGGATCATCCTACAGGAGATAGCACTTCGCAGTGGTCCTTTCTACTTGGAGGGCCTGGACCTCAGCCCCAAAG AGATTGTCCAGAAGGTCCGAAATGGTCAGCGGCCATATTTCCGGCCAAGCATTGACCGGACCCAACTGAATGAAGAGCTAGTTTTGCTGATGGAGCGATGTTGGGCCCAAGACCCAGCTGAGCGGCCAGACTTTGGACAGATTAAGGGTTTCATTCGCCGCTTTAACAA GGAGGGTGGCACCAGCATATTGGACAACCTCCTGCTGCGCATGGAACAGTATGCCAATAACCTGGAGAAGCTGGTGGAGGAACGCACACAGGCCTATCTGGAGGAGAAGCGCAAGGCTGAGGCTCTGCTCTACCAAATCCTACCCCA CTCAGTGGCAGAGCAGTTAAAACGGGGAGAGACTGTACAGGCTGAGGCCTTTGACAGTGTTACCATCTACTTCAGTGACATCGTTGGCTTCACAGCATTGTCAGCAGAGAGCACCCCCATGCAG GTGGTGACACTTCTTAATGACCTGTATACCTGCTTTGATGCCATAATTGACAACTTTGACGTCTACAAG GTGGAGACGATTGGGGATGCCTACATGGTAGTATCTGGCCTCCCAGGCCGAAATGGTCAACGCCATGCGCCAGAAATCGCTCGTATGGCCCTAGCATTACTGGATGCAGTTTCTTCCTTCCGCATCCGCCACCGACCCCATGACCAGCTGAGGCTACGCATAGGGGTCCATACTG GGCCAGTCTGTGCTGGGGTGGTTGGCCTGAAGATGCCCCGCTATTGTCTTTTTGGAGACACGGTGAATACTGCTTCTCGAATGGAGTCTAACGGTCAAG CCCTGAAGATCCATGTCTCCTCTACCACCAAGGATGCCTTGGATGAGCTAGGATGTTTCCAGCTAGAGCTTCGGGGGGATGTGGAGATGAAG ggaaaaggaaagatgagAACTTACTGGCTCCTAGGAGAGCGGAAAGGACCTCCTGGACTCCTGTAA
- the SPAG8 gene encoding sperm-associated antigen 8, producing the protein METESTEGSRWRSVDVEPSSEGQGPTSEPFPSSDDGPRSALATATTAAAAAASAAEAPAAINTAKAGALSTQATAPCSELREPSDLSLIREPQAGPSFTHKIGHGSLGFEPTHVSCITGDPCTTTDLNSIPSLVPGSSSAPVPGSSSGPGHGSVFGSGSDSGPGRGSVPGSGSGPGPGPASRPGPGTSPGPERSPCTPSRFGNLTADLIPDYTCWSHHCHWEPQKQPPWEFLQVSEPGARGLWKPSEVKGKPKVFCEMLPRGQCLLHNWEEERATNHLDQVPRMQDGSESYFFRHGHQGLLTMQLQSPMPSSTTQKDSYQPPGNPHRPLRGKREAMLEMLLHHQICKEVQAEQEPTKKLFEVESVTHHDYRRELAHAGPAAPTKPHDYRWEQPETFWIQRAPQLPGVSNIRTLDTPFRKNCSFSTPVPLSLGQPLPYESENYLHQLGEISSLACQGRGQGGGAGRTTPV; encoded by the exons ATGGAGACCGAGTCTACGGAAGGATCGCGGTGGCG GTCTGTAGACGTAGAGCCCAGCTCTGAAGGTCAGGGGCCCACTTCGGAACCGTTTCCTTCTTCAGATGACGGTCCTAGGTCTGCTCTGGCAACCGCAACCACAGCAGCTGCAGCGGCTGCATCAGCTGCTGAAGCCCCTGCAGCCATCAACACTGCCAAAGCAGGAGCATTATCTACACAGGCCACAGCCCCCTGTTCTGAGCTCAGGGAGCCCTCTGATCTCAGTCTTATTAGGGAGCCACAAGCGGGACCCAGCTTTACCCACAAAATAGGCCATGGGAGTCTTGGCTTTGAACCCACCCATGTTTCCTGTATTACTGGGGATCCCTGTACTACAACTGACCTTAATTCTATCCCTAGCCTCGTTCCAggctccagctctgcccctgttCCTGGCTCCAGCTCTGGTCCTGGCCATGGCTCTGTCTTTGGCTCTGGCTCTGACTCTGGTCCTGGCCGTGGCTCTGtccctggctctggctctggtCCTGGTCCTGGCCCTGCCTCTAGGCCTGGTCCAGGCACTAGCCCTGGCCCTGAGCGCAGCCCCTGCACTCCTTCAAGGTTTGGAAATCTCACAGCAGATCTCATCCCTGATTATACCTGCTGGAGTCACCACTGCCATTGGGAGCCTCAGAAACAACCACCCTGGGAATTTTTGCAAGTCTCAGAACCTGGTGCCCGAGGGCTATGGAAACCCTCAGAGGTTAAAGGGAAACCTAAGGTTTTCTGTGAAATGTTGCCACGGGGCCAGTGTCTCCTCCACAACTGGGAGGAAGAG AGAGCCACCAACCACCTGGATCAAGTTCCAAGGATGCAGGATGGCTCTGAGAGTTATTTCTTCCGACATGGACACCAGGGACTGCTGACCATGCAACTACAGTCACCCATGCCCTCCAGCACCACCCAGAAAGACTCATACCAGCCCCCAGGAAACCCCCATCGGCCACTTAGAG GGAAGCGTGAAGCCATGCTGGAGATGCTCCTGCACCACCAGATCTG TAAAGAGGTGCAGGCAGAGCAAGAACCCACGAAGAAGCTCTTTGAGGTTGAGTCTGTGACACACCATGACTACCGAAGGGAGCTGGCGCACGCAGGGCCTGCTGCCCCAACAAAG CCTCACGACTACCGTTGGGAGCAGCCTGAAACCTTCTGGATACAGAGGGCACCACAGCTACCG GGTGTCAGTAACATCAGGACATTGGACACACCATTCCGGAAGAACTGCAGCTTCTCAACACCAGTGCCCTTGTCTCTGGGGCAGCCTTTGCCCTATGAATCTGAGAATTATCTTCACCAATTGGGAGAAATATCTTCCCTTGCCTGtcagggaagagggcagggtGGTGGAGCAGGGAGAACGACTCCTGTCTAA